In Chrysemys picta bellii isolate R12L10 chromosome 22, ASM1138683v2, whole genome shotgun sequence, the genomic stretch cttCAGTGGGGTGGTCAGTGCGAGACCCAGGGGGAGGGTGTTGGGGTGAGTAGGGGCTTGGGAACTGGGGGGAACCTAGGAGAAAAGTGGTTGGGGGCAGTGTCTGGTGGTTGAGGGGCAgtgcaggagctggggcaggtcGTTCGGGGCTGGGATGAGAGGCGGGGTGGGaattgatggggtgggggaggtggtgcaGGAACCTGGTGGGAGGGAGGCAAGACAGGTGGGAATtggtggagggaggggttggTGCAGGGCCTGGGACGGGATGCAGATGGGAATTGGTGGAGGGTGCaggacctggggtgggggagtgagaaTTGGAGGGGGGGTACAGGACCTGGGTGGGGAGTAGGAGTGGAGTGGTGGTGGGAATTGAGGGGGGGTGCAGGACCTGGGGTGGGAATTGAGGGGAGGGGTGCAGGactgggggggtgcaggacctGGGCTTAGGGTCGGGGCAGAGGGGCcgcggctccagcccaagcccactGGCTTCGCTGTCCTCAGCCACAGGGGAGCTGCTGGGCTGCTTCGGGCTGACGGAGCCCAACCACGGCAGCGACCCCGGGGGCATGGAGACCAGGGCTCGCTACCACCCGGCCAGCAAGACCTACACGCTCAACGGCTCCAAGACCTGGTGAGACAGAGCCAGGCCCCGGCAGCCCGGCTGTGAGCCCTGCCCATGGCTCTCAGCAGCCACCCACACTCCAGGCCCTTGGTCTCACTGCCACCCTGCCCTGAGCTGAGCAAGCCCCGCCCCAACTGCTGCACCCCGATAATCTCAGCCCTGCCCTCTTGCTCCCCTGGCTAAGCCAATCCTGGGCCTctccagggagaggggctgggagctaggactcctgggttctatccccagctctgggggagaggtggAGTCCAGTGGTtggagcggggtggggtggggctgggagctaggactcctgggttctatccccagctctgggagagaggtggggtccagtggttggagcggggtggggtggggctgggagctaggactcctgggttccatccctggctctgctactgagtTTCTGGGGTGTTTCACATCTCCCCTCCGTGGCTCGTTTTCCCTGTTTGGATGGTACCGTCCTGCTTCCTTTGTGGGGGGGAGCTCTGGGAGTCTCCGAGATGAGCTGGGTCTCACGTCTCCTCCCAGGATCACCAACTCCCCCCTGGCGGATCTCTGCGTGGTGTGGGCCGTGTGCGAGGATGGGAGGATCCGGGGCTTCCTCCTGGAGAGGGGGATGAAGGGCCTGTCGACGCCCAAGATCGAGGGCAAGTTCTCCCTGCGGGCCTCCACCACCGGCATGATCCTGATGGAGGACGTGGAGGTGCCGGAGGAGAACCTGCTGCCGCATGTCTCTGGGCTCGCGGTAAGTCtaacctcctctccccccagctgaTTCTTCAGTTCCCCATGATCTCACGGCCTAAGCAGGGTTGGCTGGGGACACTGCTTGGAGGAGAGactccagctgctgtggggaggggggccagcagggggtgctttCCCCATCGAGCCAATGCTGACTTCAGTGCGGTGCTAGGGGGCACTATGCTGCAAGGGAATGGCCTTTAAACGGGTGTTAATCCAGGTGTCATGGCCTGACCCTCACCTTGGCAGTTGCCTTCAGCTTCCCAAACCATAGGAAGCAATCGACTGCTGGATTCTTCTTCGCGTCCTGTCTTGGGCATGGTTGCTGTGTGGTTGATGAAAACAGCTgctgtgccctgcccccaccccagaagcagctgcatttcagcacaGGGCCAAGTGACCCTTGGATAAGTAGCTGCAGTTGTCTCTGGGGTAGAGAACAACATTTCAGCAGGGGGTGAGTGATCGCAGGTATAAAACAGCCCCCACTGTCAAGGGAGCTTCCGTTGGAGAGATCAGCCGTTCCTGTGGCTTTAACAGGTCAGTTTTGATGGATGTCAATGGGCTTGTGCTTAGAAATGTGGTCCCCAAATCCTTCTGGGCAGAGACAGACAATGCCGCGGAAGCTAGTATCCTATTGCCCTGTTAACGCAGGGGACTGGCAGGAGCAGAGGTCATGTGCTCCTCCTTGGCAGCGTTGCCTGGAGGTTAATGATCAAGGCTCTTTCTCGTGTCCTGCCAGGGTCCGTTTGGCTGTCTGAACAACGCCAGGTACGGCATTGCCTGGGGAGCACTCGGAGCTGCTGAATTCTGCTTTGAGACAGCCAGGCAGTATGCCTTGGACAGGTAATggctgtgtgggggaggaggagaactcTTTGTCCCTGGGGTGGGTGGAAGCTCCATGTAGGTTTGGGGGATCCTGCCTGCCTCTTTTAAAGGCACTGATTAATTTAGACCTCACTGCATTCATGGGAGAGTCCTtgccaggaggggaaactgagcgagagagattaagtgacttgaccaaggttgCACAGTggatcagtagcagagctgggaatgggacccaggagtcctgactcccagcccccttcccgaACCCACTGGGGTGAATGCCAGCGGTCAGCTGTGGGAGAGCACAGTGGAGTCCAGCAGTGAAGGGCTTTCATGGGGCTCACTAGCTCTTTCCTGTCCAGTTGTGCCACCAGCCGATTACGTGCAGTATATATGAAGCGTTCTAGCTCTCGGAAGAACTTTCCGCCGTAGAGCGTCCGATGGAACTCTGCTTCGCTGGGCAGAGATCAAGGCAGATGAGAAGCAAGGACAGTGTAGTGCATAAGGCACTGAACTGTGACTTGGGCAGaatcagggacagaacccaggtgtcccacatcccttcccctctccgggccctggtttcccctcccaccatgggAGCTTGTCAGGACAGAGCCCCTCTCTCGCTCTGTCtaggcagtgcccagcacaatggggattTTGGATGGGGCTTTCAGGCACTACCTAATAGACCTAGTACAATGCTCCGTTCCAATTGAAGGCAGTCACCAGAGGTGGATCTGCCCCAGGAGTTTTAAGTGACTTTTGCTCCTTGGTTTCCTAACTAAGTTGTCCTCCCCTAGGATCCAGTTTGGGGTGCCGCTGGCTAGGAACCAGCTGATTCAGAAGAAGCTGGCTGATATGCTCACCGAGATCACCATTGGCTTACAAGCTTGCCTGCAGCTGGGGAGGCTAAAGGATGAAGACAAGTATGTACCTGCCTTTCTAAACCAAAAAGTTATTCTGGGGGTTAGACTGCAAAGCTAGAAGGGGGTTGGCTGACTCAGGGGTGGAGAATGGGATCCAGGGTCTTACCCTTCCAGGGTACACTGGCTTTGATCCAGCCCCAGGCTCGGGGGGACTGTGGCAGAAGGTGTTGTGGAatgacatagaatcataaaactggaagggacctcgagaggtcatctagtccagtcccctgcactcaaggcaggactaagtattatccagaccatccctgacaggtgtttgtccaacctgctcttaaaaatccccaatgatggagattccacaacctccctaggcattttattccagtgcttaaccaccctgacaggaagtttttcctaatgtccaacctaaaccgcccttgctgcaatttaacccattgcttcttgtcctatcctcggagattaagaagaacaatttttctccctcctgttCGTAACAAccgtttatgtacttgaaaactgtgatgtcccctctgtcttctcttctccagactaaacaaacccaattgtttcaatcttccctcatagctcatgttttctagaactttaaccattttttgttgctcttctctggactttttctccaatttgtccacatctttcctgaaatgtggtgcccagaactggatgcaatactccagttgaggcctaatcagtgcggagtagagtggaagaattacttcttgtgtcttgcttacaatactcctgctaatacatcccagaacgatgtttgcttttttttttcctgcaagagcattacactgttgactcatatttagcttgtgatccactatgatccccagctccctttccgcagtactccttcctaggcatcatttcccattttgtaggtgtgACATACAGGGCCTTTTCCTTCTAAGAGGCAATGGCTCCAATCCAGCCCCCAGTTCGGGGACTGCCTGGCTCATGCAGGTGGGGAAAGGGGCCCTATTCCCCTCTAGGAGCGTTGGTTCTGATCCAGCCCACATGGTTAGAGAAAAACAGGCCGTTCCCCTTTGGCCAAGCTGCTAGGTCTCCCCAGTGTGAACCGAGGCTGCTGGGTCTCAGCCTAGTGCCAACGTGACACAAACTCTGGTTCCGCCGGGGAGATTGTCCTTCCACCCCAGTGCCCTTGATCGCTCCTGTCGCTGTAGGGCCGCCCCCGAGATGATCTCCATGCTGAAGCGGAACTCTTGTGGCAAAGCACTGGATATTGCCCGCCAGGCCCGGGACATGCTGGGGGGCAACGGCATTGCCGACGAATACCATGTCATCCGGCATGTCATGAACCTGGAGGCCGTGAATACCTATGAAGGTAAATCTCCCCATACACCTTTGTATCAAATGCCATGAAAGTTCCTGGGATTTCCCAGCTCCTTCGGGACCATGGAGGTAAGGGATACAAAGCAGgatgctagggggtgctgtgcttcagggagcagggcaggcctcAGTAGGAGGCATTCTCCCCTCCAATCCAATGTCCCTGTGTCACGTTGGGGCTTACAGCTCCAACTGGATATGatgttcttcacttcctgccctgcTTTCTTGTTTGCCATTGCTGTACGCTGCtgaaacagctgccatgttccaccctagaggtggctgcattttagtgattTGCTTTGCTCATCGCTAATGCAGCCTTTCTTCACCTTCCGGGGGAAGCAACCCCTGCCACTGTTGGATGGATAATCTTGGATCATGCCCATCCTCTAGCATCTGATGATTTACGCCTGGTCTATACACAGGTTTTACCCCCAGATAATGGTGTTTGtcgcggggggaggggtgactttCATTTACCAGTATAGTTATATGAGTACAACCACTAGTGTGGACATGACAGAAGGGgaataaaggtgccttatactgaTATGGCATATTCCCCTTCCCAGTGAGATCTTTGTTCCCATTTCTCTTTGCTTCACAGGCACGCATGATATCCACGCTCTCATCCTTGGCAGAGCAATCACCGGACTTCAGTCTTTCACCGTCGGCAAATAAATCCAGTATGGAGGAGGCCTAAATCACCTTCGCAACAGCCTTAAATTCACTACGGCGGAAGAATGATCGTTTTGTATAAAAAGATTTTTCGTTCTCCAGATAAAAAAGTCACAAGCCAGAGGCTGCTGGTGTGATACAGAATCTGAATGTAGCTCTTCAGGCTGACTCCTTGATTCTTTCTTACTTTACAATACGATTCGCTCCCAAATCAGCTAGTTGGTTTTCAAGCTGCAGAATCTGGGAGAAGGTCTTCTTCCGCTCTGTTTGCAGTAAAGGGTCAAGGAGACAGGCCCGGTAATGGACCGTCTTTGCCAGCATTGCATTTGTATTTTGGGGATATGGGAGAGGGTGAAATTAGCGAAACTTCTGTGAAGTGGATTGTCATGTAACAAAAGTCAGTGGATTTGTGGTGATGGATTGGCTGCTCGATGCATGGAGCTGGCTTGCTTGCTTTCTCCTTGAGTGTAAATTCAGGACCAGTGTGGGAAAGGCTGCCTGTATCAACAGGGTGGAAATGCAGTCTCACTCATCAGTGGTTCATCTCTCCTTCCACTGGATGTCCAAGTTCAGCTAACTTGCTTCTCAGAATTATCTGAATGGCTGCACTATTGCATGCTGGGAGAACTCTCTTCTCTTTACAAAGCTGTGCTGAAGCCATAAAAACCTGAATCTTCATGCACAGCCAGGTCATGGGACATGTCCAACGGGCATCTGCACAATGTAGCTACTGAGCTAAACGTTATCCAAGTTGAAGCAATGCTGTCCACTGCACAGGGCTGGAGCTCAGAACACGgttaaattcctggctctgccacggacCCACTGCAGGcaactctctgggcctcagtttccccagctgtaagaCACATTTAGCATTCCTGTTACCAAATTTCTCTTTCACAGTAGCCCACAGTTGAACCCAGCTGATCTCGTATCCCTTCTGTTACTTACAtgaataaattttaaaatctaCGGTATCTTGCTTTTTCTGTTTGTAGTGGTTAGTTGTTTATGTACCCTACAGCCCGCTGCTGAACTGTGTAAAGTGGGCCATAGACTGTTAACATTCGGTGGCTGGTTTCCCTGGCCATTGCaaaacagaagaaaatgatcAGCAAACGGCTGCGTTCAAATTTCACATCCCTTCACTCAAAGGTAACTGTCTTGACTCGGGAAGAGTGTTGTGACCTCTCAGATTGTAGGTCTTGGGAGTGAGCGGTGAAGTCTGAGCAGGTGCAGAGTGGCTGAGCACAGACCAAGATGTTCAGTAACTCACCATAATGCTCCCACAGTCATCAGAACAGAAGGATTGGAAATGTGTCCCTCAGGTTGTGTATATGAGATGTAGTCATGGGAggtctgggtgcccaacttgactcCCGTCGGGGAACATTTTTCCAGACACCAGGGCCAGATTGTTCAAGTGCTTGTACCCCACAATCGGAGCCAGATTTTTGAGAGATGTCAACGCCTGATGCCCTGAGCTCTTCTAGTGTTCTGGGCCCGATGGTGGATGCTGAATTCTCTTGAAACTTCTGGCCCTCGGGCCTGACTGTTTTACCGAGGTGTTAGGCTCAAGTGCTCAGGTATGACAGTGATggggtggtataagaacctacgCAGAATAGCTGCCCTAGCTCTAGTGATGTGCTGGTGGTTGAGTTTTCAGTGCACGCTCCAGCCCTGCACTAGAACCAGTCTGTTCAATACCAGAATTGTACTGTAGTCTATCTGCCAGCTGTGTCCAGCTTGCTGAACGGCTGGAGCCAAACTCAATCCTAACCGAGGCAGGTGGTTGAGCTCTTGATCCCTGGCAAATAGGTTACAAGAAAGCAAAGGTTCATACAGGCAACTGCCATGGCCTATGACTACATGTAGCTCCAGATTTTTTTTCGAAGTGCTCAACACCCAACTCTTGACAATCTGGCCTGTACTGTTCATTATATGAAATAGAAATTGGACCAAGAGTCGGAGATGTGCCTGTATTAAGGGGATTAGACAGCTGAGCCATCCTTGCTCGAAAACTCTTTAACAGCCAGGGGGGTATCTCTGGATTGATCCACCTGCAACGACCCTTCACCACCACACCATTTCAGGTCCCATGACTGTGGCAAAAAGTCCCAGCTCACCTACATGTGCTAAGACAATTGGGGCTGCCCCAGGAGTTATAAAATAGCTGTGTCCAGCATTGGGAAACTGGAACAATATATAAACCGAACTTGCAAGTTTTCTGATATGCTAGCTGTGACTCACGGGGGAAAGTGGCTTCTCAGGACAGAAAGTGCTGTGCTACtacccatcccttcccctcctcctcttcccccccccccccatgtctacactaccctccggatcggcgggtagcgatcgatccagcaggggtcgatttatcgcgtctagtctagacgtgataaatcgatccccgagcgctctcctgtcgactcctgtactccacctccgggAGAAGTTGaccggggagcagcagcagtcgattcaccacggtgaagacaccagggtaagttgatctaagtaaatgtagtgtagaccagggtgcTTGTAGGTCTGATGGGTAGCAGAACAGGTTCTGTTTTCAGCCCCTGCGTAAGTGGTCTTTTTGTTCTCTCCTTTTGAGAATAATAAGGGTTTATCAGGAACAGCAGCTGAAACTCTGTTCTCCTGTaaagaaactgagggacagaatCTTATATTTTTGCTTTAAATCCCATTGTGTTTTTCATATCAGCACAGATAGCGGTTGGAAATAACGAACAGGCAAGTCACTGAAGGAGACGTTTACAGCTACCGACGTTACGCAAGACCTGACTTACGCAAATTCAACCTTATGCAAAAAGTTCCATAAGGCATAAATAAAATGTTCGAGTTGCAGAAAATATTGCGTAACGTACGGGAATGCAAAGTACTGTAGTGCGGTGTGCAGAGGAATACAGCATCTCCTACAAGGGAAGGCTTTGCGCTCTCACAGCCTCTCAGTCTCGTGTTATTTCAGTGATACTGGATTTATGTTATTTCACCCTGTT encodes the following:
- the GCDH gene encoding glutaryl-CoA dehydrogenase, mitochondrial isoform X2, whose amino-acid sequence is MALRLVATGLLRCRRCRVAGVGAIRPQGTIAAQKEKETKAREKPVKAPGAQFDWRDPLQLERQLTQEELMIRDSFRTYCQEKLMPRIVMANRNEVFHRDIVSELGELGVLGSTIKGYGCAGTTYVAYGLLAREIERVDSSYRSVLSVQSSLVMHPINAYGTEQQKQKYLPRLATGELLGCFGLTEPNHGSDPGGMETRARYHPASKTYTLNGSKTWITNSPLADLCVVWAVCEDGRIRGFLLERGMKGLSTPKIEGKFSLRASTTGMILMEDVEVPEENLLPHVSGLAGPFGCLNNARYGIAWGALGAAEFCFETARQYALDRIQFGVPLARNQLIQKKLADMLTEITIGLQACLQLGRLKDEDKAAPEMISMLKRNSCGKALDIARQARDMLGGNGIADEYHVIRHVMNLEAVNTYEGTHDIHALILGRAITGLQSFTVGK
- the GCDH gene encoding glutaryl-CoA dehydrogenase, mitochondrial isoform X1, whose product is MLKERWGPPPGTDIHHASEKQTQMALRLVATGLLRCRRCRVAGVGAIRPQGTIAAQKEKETKAREKPVKAPGAQFDWRDPLQLERQLTQEELMIRDSFRTYCQEKLMPRIVMANRNEVFHRDIVSELGELGVLGSTIKGYGCAGTTYVAYGLLAREIERVDSSYRSVLSVQSSLVMHPINAYGTEQQKQKYLPRLATGELLGCFGLTEPNHGSDPGGMETRARYHPASKTYTLNGSKTWITNSPLADLCVVWAVCEDGRIRGFLLERGMKGLSTPKIEGKFSLRASTTGMILMEDVEVPEENLLPHVSGLAGPFGCLNNARYGIAWGALGAAEFCFETARQYALDRIQFGVPLARNQLIQKKLADMLTEITIGLQACLQLGRLKDEDKAAPEMISMLKRNSCGKALDIARQARDMLGGNGIADEYHVIRHVMNLEAVNTYEGTHDIHALILGRAITGLQSFTVGK